The following proteins come from a genomic window of Tenebrio molitor chromosome 9, icTenMoli1.1, whole genome shotgun sequence:
- the LOC138138973 gene encoding antichymotrypsin-2-like produces the protein MKSFLFVMFCFAFALAEDELSEFISGSRRFTGAIYNQLLVDNKENILVSPFSAETVLALTQSGAKGDTGGEIRTSLHLPNTAEKTEAAIKSVLPTIQSEHCSLVTANKIYVENEYPIKEDFKRVASDVYQAQFENVEFAKSTDAANEINKWVEEQTNNKIHELVSPNDLDASTRIVLVNALYFQGNWSTPFDPRLTTKAKFFTTSDTTVDTPTMYKESEQFKYYESEELDAQILEVPFMGEEATMTFVLPNKKEGISILDKQIDKVLENPRYTKEWVQVLLPKFKIESTIDFKPILEELGVEKAFDIFQADFSGIAGEKGELAIAKVSQKTYIDVNEIGVEAAAATDISSNENLPPTADKFFIADHPFVFYIKIHDVILFEGRVLVPDYE, from the exons ATGAAGAGTTTTCTCTTTGTTATGTTTTGCTTCGCTTTCGCCTTGGCTGAAGATGAGCTAAGCGAATTCATTTCTGGCAGTAGACGATTCACCGGAGCAATCTACAAC CAACTCTTGGTCGACAATAAGGAAAACATCTTGGTCAGTCCCTTCTCTGCAGAAACTGTCTTGGCTTTGACACAATCCGGTGCCAAAGGAGATACTGGTGGAGAAATCAGAACAAGCCTTCATCTTCCCAACACCGCAGAGAAAACGGAAGCTGCGATCAAGAGTGTCCTTCCGACTATTCAAAGCGAGCACTGCTCACTTGTGACAGCCAACAAAATTTACGTCGAAAACGAGTACCCTATCAAAGAGGACTTCAAGAGAGTGGCAAGTGATGTCTACCAGGCCCAGTTTGAGAACGTCGAGTTTGCCAAAAGTACAGACGCGGCCAACGAGATCAACAAATGGGTTGAAGAGCAAACCAACAATAAAATCCACGAGTTGGTCAGCCCTAATGATCTCGACGCCAGCACCAGGATTGTTCTCGTGAACGCGCTGTATTTCCAAGGCAACTGGAGTACTCCATTCGATCCTCGTTTGACCACCAAAGCCAAATTTTTCACCACCAGCGACACCACCGTTGACACGCCAACGATGTACAAAGAGTCAGAACAATTTAAGTATTACGAAAGTGAAGAACTAGATGCTCAGATTTTGGAAGTTCCATTCATGGGGGAAGAGGCCACGATGACCTTTGTCCTTCCTAACAAAAAGGAGGGGATTTCTATCCTTGACAAGCAAATAGACAAGGTTTTGGAGAATCCAAGATACACCAAAGAGTGGGTTCAAGTTTTGTTGCCCAAATTTAAGATCGAGTCCACAATCGATTTCAAACCAATCTTGGAAGAA CTGGGAGTTGAGAAAGCTTTCGATATCTTCCAAGCGGATTTTAGCGGAATTGCAGGAGAAAAAGGTGAACTGGCCATTGCGAAAGTTTCTCAAAAGACCTACATTGACGTCAACGAAATTGGAGTTGAAGCTGCAGCCGCTACAGATATCA GTAGCAACGAGAATTTACCACCGACTGCTGACAAATTCTTCATTGCTGATCATCCTTTCGTCTTCTATATCAAGATTCACGATGTCATCCTCTTCGAAGGCAGAGTTTTGGTTCCAGATTACGAGTGA
- the LOC138138577 gene encoding uncharacterized protein: MKRLVVLLTMATATVALNQTALQEFASNNSLLTSDIYKELTKSYKENFLVSPFSVETVLALLQSGAVGETAEELRTSLRLPNTREQTESVIANLLPKLADEQYVLNMANKIYVKENFPVHEEFKKIASGIYAAELENIDFDKKSEAVKTINDWVEAQTNKKIQDIIKEDDLTDRSRLILISALYLKANWSLPFPLIATTLKDFYGTPEKAVSVKTMRNTNTFNYYECSEVDAKFLELPFKGDDASLIVVLPNEKQGIANLESKIDKVFTPRPFTKELVKVDLPRFKIETTIDFEDVLKKLGINRAFDAEKVDLSGIAGKKGELEVSSVVQKTFIDVCEEGIEAAAATAVHVPTVVSALVEEPEAKIFNADHPFIFYVKVKGVVLFGGRVVEPKLTTVASRVRTMKILLLCLSIGLALADEAAVREFVAGSKQFTGAVYNEVLVDNNENILISPFSVETVLALTQSGAVGTTGAEIRSSLFLPDTKEETESVLKQILPAIHSDEYTLKTANKIYVENNFAIKDDFKKVATDVYQAQFQNIEFAESAAAADEINEWVEEQTANKIHDLVAPDELDATTRVVLINALYFEGNWTSPFQPLLTKKSSFVTTDGTTVPIDAMFQESVEYNFYESADLDAKFLELPFLGQDASMTIVLPNKMEGIAVLEKQMDAVLATPEYTKQYVQVSMPKFKIATMTDFKSILETLGVHAAFNPTAADFSGIAGVAGDILISKVTQKTYIDVSEIGVEAAAATSIVGPTNIPPPPDQVFTVDHPFAFYIKANDIILFEGRVLVPEY, from the exons ATGAAGCGTCTTGTCGTTTTACTGACCATGGCAACGGCCACCGTCGCCTTGAACCAAACAGCTCTGCAAGAATTCGCATCGAACAACAGCCTCCTCACCTCGGATATTTACAAA GAGCTGACGAAAAGTTACAAGGAGAATTTCCTGGTGAGTCCCTTTTCCGTGGAAACTGTCCTTGCTCTGCTCCAGTCTGGAGCTGTAGGAGAAACTGCTGAAGAGCTCCGCACCAGCTTGCGTTTGCCCAACACTAGAGAACAAACCGAATCTGTGATAGCAAATTTGTTGCCTAAGCTCGCAGATGAGCAATATGTCCTCAACATGGCGAATAAAATCTACGTCAAAGAGAATTTCCCGGTCCACGAGGAGTTCAAGAAAATCGCGTCTGGAATCTATGCAGCTGAATTGGAAAATATAGATTTCGATAAGAAGAGTGAAGCTGTGAAAACCATAAATGATTGGGTGGAGGCACAGACGAACAAGAAGATACAAGATATAATCAAAGAGGATGATTTGACTGACAGGAGCAGGTTGATTTTGATCAGTGCTTTGTATCTGAAGGCAAACTGGTCGCTTCCGTTTCCTCTAATCGCCACTACATTGAAAGATTTTTACGGAACTCCTGAAAAGGCAGTTTCTGTCAAAACGATGCGCAACACTAACACCTTCAATTACTACGAATGCTCTGAAGTAGATGCGAAGTTCTTGGAGCTGCCATTCAAAGGTGACGACGCCTCTTTAATCGTAGTTTTGCCAAACGAGAAACAAGGAATTGCCAATTTGGAAAGCAAGATCGACAAAGTCTTCACTCCTAGACCCTTCACCAAAGAACTCGTGAAAGTAGACTTGCCCCGATTTAAAATCGAGACCACCATAGACTTCGAAGATGTCTTAAAAAAA TTGGGGATTAACAGAGCTTTCGATGCGGAAAAAGTAGATTTGAGTGGGATCGCTGGAAAAAAGGGAGAGTTGGAGGTGTCTTCGGTAGTCCAGAAAACTTTCATTGATGTCTGCGAAGAAGGAATTGAAGCTGCGGCCGCTACTGCAGTTC ATGTGCCCACTGTTGTGTCGGCTTTGGTAGAAGAGCCAGAGGCAAAGATCTTCAATGCCGATCATCCCTTCATCTTCTATGTCAAGGTCAAAGGAGTGGTGCTATTTGGAGGAAGAGTTGTGGAACCcaagttg acaACTGTCGCATCTCGAGTTAGAACAATGAAGATTTTGCTCTTGTGCCTGAGCATTGGTTTGGCCTTGGCCGACGAGGCTGCCGTCAGAGAATTTGTCGCTGGTAGCAAACAGTTCACCGGAGCTGTCTACAAT GAAGTTTTGGTGGACAACAACGAGAACATCTTGATCAGTCCGTTCTCGGTTGAGACAGTCTTGGCCCTGACCCAATCTGGAGCTGTTGGAACAACTGGCGCAGAGATCAGATCCAGTCTGTTCCTCCCCGACACCAAAGAAGAAACCGAATCGGTACTGAAACAGATCCTCCCCGCAATCCACAGCGACGAATACACTCTGAAGACCGCCAACAagatctacgtcgaaaacaaCTTCGCCATCAAAGACGACTTCAAGAAAGTCGCCACGGACGTCTACCAAGCGCAGTTCCAAAACATCGAGTTTGCGGAGAgtgccgccgccgccgacgAGATCAACGAATGGGTTGAAGAACAAACCGCCAACAAGATCCACGACTTGGTCGCTCCGGACGAACTGGACGCCACCACAAGAGTAGTCTTGATCAACGCGTTGTACTTTGAGGGCAACTGGACATCACCGTTCCAACCTCTTCTCACCAAGAAGAGCAGTTTCGTCACCACCGACGGAACAACCGTCCCGATCGACGCGATGTTCCAGGAGTCCGTAGAGTACAACTTCTACGAAAGCGCTGACCTCGACGCCAAATTCTTGGAGTTGCCCTTCCTGGGACAAGACGCGTCGATGACCATCGTCCTCCCGAACAAGATGGAAGGAATCGCCGTTTTGGAGAAGCAAATGGACGCGGTTTTGGCCACTCCCGAGTACACCAAACAGTACGTGCAGGTGTCGATGCCCAAATTCAAAATCGCGACTATGActgattttaaatcgattCTGGAGACG ttgGGGGTTCACGCAGCTTTCAATCCCACTGCTGCCGATTTTAGTGGAATTGCTGGTGTTGCTGGAGATATTTTGATCAGCAAGGTTACACAGAAGACATACATTGATGTCAGCGAAATTGGAGTAGAAGCAGCTGCTGCCACGTCAATTG TGGGACCCACTAATATACCTCCACCACCGGATCAAGTATTTACTGTCGACCATCCTTTCGCCTTCTACATTAAAGCCAACGACATAATTCTCTTCGAGGGAAGAGTTCTAGTTCCAGAGtactaa
- the LOC138138571 gene encoding antichymotrypsin-2-like, with translation MKSLFLLLSCLALVLAEDELSVFVSGSRQFTGAIYNQLLVDNKENILVSPFSAETVLALTQSGAKGDTGGEIRTSLHLPDTEEETETVMKSVLPTIQSEHCTLVTANKIYVENEYPIKEEFKRVATDVYQAPFENIEFAKNVDAASEINKWVEEQTNNKIHELVKADDLDADTKIVLVNALYFQGNWSVPFDPILTKQAKFYTSSETTVDAPTMYKESQEFNYYESEELDAQVLEVPFGDEEATMTFVLPNKKEGIAVLEKQIDKVLETPKYTRKFVQVFLPKFKIESTIDFVPVLKKLGVEKAFDIFQADFSGIAGEKGELAIAIINQKTYIDVNEVGVEAAAATDITTDREGAPAPEKFFIADHPFVFYIKIRDVVLFEGRVLVPEH, from the exons ATGAAGAGTCTATTTTTGCTTTTGTCATGTCTAGCTTTGGTCTTGGCTGAAGACGAGCTAAGCGTGTTCGTTTCCGGAAGTAGACAATTCACCGGAGCCATTTACAAC CAACTCCTGGTCGACAACAAGGAAAATATCTTGGTCAGTCCCTTCTCTGCAGAAACCGTCTTGGCTTTGACTCAATCTGGGGCCAAGGGAGACACTGGTGGTGAAATCCGAACAAGTCTTCATCTTCCCGACACCGAAGAGGAAACGGAAACAGTCATGAAGAGCGTTCTTCCGACCATTCAAAGCGAACACTGCACGCTTGTCACAGCCAACAagatctacgtcgaaaacgaGTATCCCATCAAGGAAGAGTTCAAGAGAGTGGCAACTGATGTCTACCAGGCCCCGTTTGAGAACATCGAGTTTGCCAAGAATGTAGACGCCGCCAGCGAGATCAATAAATGGGTTGAGGAACAAACCAACAACAAGATCCACGAGTTGGTCAAAGCTGATGATCTTGATGCCGACACTAAGATTGTTTTGGTCAATGCTTTGTACTTCCAAGGCAACTGGTCCGTACCGTTTGACCCCATTTTGACCAAACAAGCCAAATTCTACACCTCCAGCGAAACCACTGTAGACGCCCCCACGATGTACAAAGAATCACAAGAGTTTAACTATTACGAGAGCGAAGAACTCGACGCCCAGGTTTTGGAGGTACCATTTGGTGATGAAGAGGCTACGATGACTTTTGTTCTCCCCAACAAGAAGGAAGGAATTGCCGTTCTTGAGAAGCAAATAGACAAAGTTTTGGAGACTCCAAAGTACACCAGGAAGTTTGTTCAAGTTTTCTTGCCCAAATTCAAGATCGAGTCTACAATCGATTTCGTACCAGTCTTGAAGAAG cTGGGAGTTGAGAAAGCTTTCGATATTTTCCAAGCGGATTTCAGCGGAATTGCTGGAGAAAAGGGCGAGCTAGCTATTGCCATAATCAACCAAAAGACATACATCGACGTGAACGAGGTTGGAGTTGAAGCTGCAGCCGCTACGGATATCA CTACCGACAGGGAAGGGGCCCCAGCTCCTGAGAAGTTCTTCATTGCAGATCATCCTTTCGTCTTCTACATCAAGATTCGCGATGTTGTCCTCTTCGAAGGCAGAGTCTTGGTACCAGAGCATTAA
- the LOC138137903 gene encoding antichymotrypsin-2-like, translated as MKGFVFFLSCLALVLAEDELSAFLSGSRQFTGAIYNQLLVDNKENIVVSPFSAETVLALTQSGAKGDTGAEIRTGLHLPDTEEDTEVAIKSVLPTIQSEYCSLVTANKIYVEKEYAIKEDFKRVATDVYQAQFENIEFAKSVDAATEINKWVEEQTNNKIHELVNADDLDADTKIVLVNALYFQGNWSVPFDPILTKQVKFYTSSEASVDAPTMYKESEQFNYYESEELDAQVLEIPFMGEEATMTFVLPNKKEGIAILEKQIDKVLENPKYTKEWVQVLLPKFKVESTIDFKPLLQKLGVEKAFDLLEADFSGIAGEKGELAIASVSQKTYIDVNEIGVEAAAATEIGGFDSLPPAATKVFVADHPFVFYIKINDVILFEGRVLVPEYES; from the exons atgAAGGGTTTCGTCTTCTTCTTGTCTTGCCTCGCTTTGGTCTTGGCTGAAGACGAGTTAAGTGCATTCCTCTCCGGCAGCAGACAATTCACCGGAGCCATTTACAAC CAACTTTTGGTCGACAACAAGGAAAACATCGTGGTCAGTCCATTTTCTGCAGAAACTGTCTTGGCTTTGACACAATCCGGTGCCAAAGGAGACACTGGTGCAGAAATCAGAACAGGTCTTCATCTTCCCGACACCGAAGAGGACACGGAAGTTGCCATCAAGAGTGTTCTTCCCACCATCCAAAGCGAGTACTGCTCGCTTGTCACAGCTAACAAGATCTACGTCGAAAAGGAGTACGCCATCAAGGAGGACTTCAAGAGAGTGGCAACTGATGTCTACCAGGCCCAGTTTGAGAACATCGAGTTTGCTAAGAGTGTAGACGCCGCCACCGAGATCAATAAATGGGTTGAGGAACAAACCAACAACAAGATCCACGAGTTGGTCAACGCTGATGATCTTGATGCCGACACTAAGATTGTTTTGGTCAATGCTTTGTACTTCCAAGGCAACTGGTCCGTACCGTTTGACCCCATTTTGACCAAACAAGTCAAGTTCTACACCTCCAGCGAAGCCTCCGTAGACGCCCCTACAATGTACAAAGAATCAGAACAGTTCAACTATTACGAAAGTGAAGAACTCGACGCTCAAGTTTTGGAGATACCGTTCATGGGTGAAGAGGCTACGATGACTTTTGTCCTCCCCAACAAGAAGGAAGGAATTGCCATCCTCGAAAAGCAAATAGACAAAGTTTTGGAGAATCCAAAGTACACCAAAGAGTGGGTTCAAGTTTTGTTGCCCAAATTTAAAGTCGAGTCCACAATCGACTTCAAGCCTCTTCTACAAAAG TTGGGAGTCGAGAAAGCTTTCGACCTTCTAGAAGCAGATTTCAGTGGAATTGCTGGAGAAAAGGGTGAACTCGCCATTGCTTCAGTCTCCCAAAAGACTTACATTGACGTGAACGAGATTGGAGTTGAAGCCGCAGCGGCCACAGAAATTG GTGGATTTGACAGCCTTCCTCCGGCTGCCACGAAGGTCTTCGTTGCAGATCATCCCTTCGTCTTTTACATCAAGATTAACGATGTCATCCTCTTCGAAGGCAGAGTTTTGGTACCGGAATACgagtcttaa
- the LOC138138974 gene encoding antitrypsin-like, producing MKSFLFLLPLVAFAVADEELSEFISGSKQFTGTIYNQLLVDNNDNILVSPFSAETVLALTQSGAKGDTGAEIRTSLHLPDTEEKTEAAIKSVLPSIQSEYCSLITTNKIYVENEYPIKEDFKKVAAEVYQAQFENIEFAKNVEAANEINKWVEEQTNDRIHELISADDLNAYTKIVLVNALYFQGNWSVPFDPISTKPTKFYTSSETAVDAPAMYKKSEKFNYYDSVELDAQVLEIPFVGEEASMTFVLPNKKEGIAVLEKQIDKVLETPKYTKEWVQVVLPKFKVESTIDFKPILEKLGVEKAFDVLEADFSGIAGEKGELAIDKISQKTFIDVNENGVEAAAATEIG from the exons ATGAAGAGTTTTCTCTTTCTCTTGCCTCTCGTCGCTTTTGCTGTAGCTGACGAGGAGCTAAGCGAGTTTATTTCCGGTAGTAAACAATTCACCGGAACCATCTACAAC CAACTCTTGGTCGACAACAATGACAACATCTTGGTCAGTCCCTTCTCCGCAGAAACGGTCTTGGCTTTGACCCAATCTGGCGCCAAGGGAGACACTGGTGCTGAAATCCGAACAAGTCTTCACCTTCCCGACACCGAAGAGAAAACAGAAGCTGCCATCAAGAGCGTCCTTCCCAGTATCCAAAGCGAGTACTGCTCACTCATCACAACCAACAAGATCTACGTCGAAAATGAGTACCCCATCAAGGAAGACTTCAAGAAAGTGGCAGCTGAAGTTTACCAGGCGCAGTTTGAAAACATCGAGTTTGCCAAGAATGTAGAAGCCGCCAACGAGATCAACAAGTGGGTTGAGGAGCAAACCAACGACAGGATTCATGAGTTAATCAGCGCGGATGATCTCAACGCCTACACCAAGATTGTTCTGGTCAATGCTTTGTACTTTCAAGGCAACTGGTCCGTACCGTTTGACCCCATCTCCACCAAACCAACCAAATTCTACACCTCCAGCGAAACCGCTGTAGACGCACCAGCTATGTACAAAAAATCCGAAAAGTTCAACTATTACGATAGTGTAGAACTCGACGCTCAAGTTTTGGAGATTCCATTTGTAGGTGAAGAGGCGTCGATGACTTTTGTTCTTCCCAACAAGAAGGAGGGAATTGCTGTCCTGGAGAAGCAAATAGACAAAGTTTTGGAGACTCCAAAGTACACCAAAGAGTGGGTTCAAGTTGTATTGCCTAAGTTTAAGGTGGAGTCTACAATCGACTTCAAGCCGATCCTCGAAAAG TTGGGAGTCGAGAAGGCATTTGATGTTCTAGAAGCAGATTTTAGTGGAATTGCTGGAGAAAAGGGTGAACTTGCTATTGACAAAATCTCCCAAAAGACTTTCATCGATGTGAACGAGAATGGAGTTGAAGCTGCAGCGGCCACAGAAATTGGTTAA